In Terriglobia bacterium, the following proteins share a genomic window:
- a CDS encoding DinB family protein, which produces MKKILTQYGLCALAVALMVPLAQAQSAGIQAAFAKDAGTLSDKFTGLARVMSGKYDWKPGQGVRSVGDVFNLIVVENGVLAGVLSGTPNTGAKPAPITDPEKMQEALKASYVNLQKAITGLSDNDLQAPVKLFGRDMTKQGALMLILEDQHEHLGQSIAYARSNGVVPPWSK; this is translated from the coding sequence ATGAAGAAGATTCTGACTCAGTACGGACTGTGCGCGCTTGCGGTCGCTCTGATGGTGCCGTTGGCGCAGGCGCAGTCGGCAGGAATACAGGCTGCCTTCGCAAAAGATGCCGGAACGCTTTCCGACAAATTCACCGGACTCGCGCGCGTTATGTCGGGCAAGTACGACTGGAAGCCGGGCCAGGGCGTTCGCTCCGTCGGCGACGTGTTCAACCTGATCGTTGTGGAGAACGGCGTGCTCGCCGGCGTGCTTTCGGGCACACCGAATACGGGGGCAAAGCCCGCGCCCATCACCGATCCGGAGAAAATGCAGGAAGCCCTGAAGGCTTCTTACGTCAATCTGCAAAAAGCGATTACGGGACTTTCCGACAACGACCTGCAGGCGCCGGTGAAACTGTTCGGAAGAGACATGACGAAGCAGGGCGCGCTGATGCTGATTCTCGAAGATCAACACGAGCATCTGGGGCAGTCCATCGCGTACGCGCGCAGCAACGGCGTGGTTCCGCCCTGGTCCAAGTAA
- a CDS encoding transposase — protein MAAEPHQPIRFTEPAFSESIEITTNGIIISGFAAWHDAVSEGQAILECIEHVLTDEQALEFIIRHHRPRRAWNNFVRVVLALELEPHFQKKALANQIAGGKYKRLRRIVTVKYALKEFIERWIKQLPDPYRHAIRYFGLFAPRVVSQNFSTIFSIIGQVRRPRPKRLPWALSIKRDFGWDPLLDHSGRRMQWVRRLPPILAE, from the coding sequence TTGGCGGCCGAACCCCATCAGCCTATTCGATTCACAGAGCCTGCATTCTCAGAGTCAATCGAGATCACAACGAACGGAATCATCATCTCCGGCTTTGCCGCCTGGCATGATGCGGTCAGCGAGGGTCAAGCAATCCTTGAGTGCATTGAGCACGTGCTCACTGACGAACAGGCGCTTGAGTTCATCATTCGCCACCATCGGCCTCGGCGGGCGTGGAACAATTTTGTTCGGGTCGTGCTCGCGCTGGAGCTGGAGCCGCACTTTCAAAAGAAAGCGCTTGCCAATCAGATCGCCGGGGGCAAGTACAAAAGGCTAAGGCGTATCGTAACGGTGAAGTATGCGCTCAAAGAGTTTATCGAACGATGGATTAAGCAGCTTCCTGATCCCTATCGGCACGCCATACGGTATTTTGGACTGTTTGCTCCCCGGGTCGTAAGCCAAAACTTCTCAACAATCTTCTCGATCATCGGCCAGGTACGACGACCGCGCCCCAAACGCCTCCCTTGGGCTCTTTCCATCAAGCGGGACTTCGGGTGGGACCCGCTGCTCGACCACTCGGGTCGCCGGATGCAGTGGGTACGCCGGCTACCACCGATACTGGCGGAATGA
- a CDS encoding ABC transporter permease yields the protein MGTLLQDVRYGLRMLVKKPTFTIVAVLTLALGVGANTAIFSIVNAVLLRSLPFPDPDRLVRIYFNNPGVGLRGVRFSVPEFDDLRTQTDVFEDVSVIVSGPTNLTGAEQPEHLEMVEVSPKYFSMLGATPELGRLFGHQDFALGFAPVVVISDALWRRSYGADPGVLGRSLRLDNDLYTIVGVLSPGFRHPGPTIPAVEVWITCGFSGDPYPAPARGLRILPGAIGRLKPGLTPAQAQARLDALTANLRREFANDYPPQAEWTIEILPLQQSLVGKVRPMLVVLMAAVILIVFVVSLNIGACFWRAPLDDSKRWQCARRWERAAAE from the coding sequence ATGGGGACTTTACTTCAGGATGTTCGCTATGGTCTGCGCATGCTGGTTAAGAAGCCCACATTCACGATCGTGGCTGTCCTGACGCTGGCTCTGGGCGTGGGAGCCAACACGGCCATTTTCAGCATCGTGAACGCCGTGCTGCTCCGTTCTCTTCCGTTCCCCGACCCCGACCGTCTCGTAAGGATCTACTTTAACAACCCAGGGGTAGGATTGCGGGGCGTTCGGTTTTCCGTTCCGGAATTCGACGATCTTAGAACGCAGACGGATGTGTTCGAAGATGTGAGTGTCATCGTTTCGGGCCCCACAAACCTGACCGGCGCCGAACAGCCCGAACATTTGGAAATGGTCGAGGTTTCTCCCAAATATTTTTCCATGCTCGGCGCCACTCCCGAACTAGGGCGCTTATTTGGTCACCAGGACTTCGCGCTCGGTTTCGCGCCCGTGGTCGTGATCAGCGATGCCTTGTGGCGCCGATCTTATGGGGCTGATCCTGGCGTCCTCGGCCGCAGCCTCCGCCTCGATAACGATCTATACACCATTGTAGGTGTACTTTCTCCCGGATTTCGCCACCCCGGACCGACCATTCCAGCCGTGGAGGTGTGGATTACCTGCGGATTCAGTGGCGATCCGTACCCAGCGCCAGCGCGTGGTCTGCGCATACTACCAGGGGCAATCGGTCGTCTCAAGCCGGGCCTCACCCCAGCGCAAGCTCAGGCGCGGCTTGATGCCCTGACTGCTAATTTGCGTCGCGAATTTGCGAATGATTACCCTCCGCAAGCCGAATGGACGATTGAGATTCTGCCGTTGCAGCAATCGTTGGTGGGCAAGGTTCGGCCGATGCTGGTCGTGTTGATGGCTGCCGTAATCTTAATCGTTTTCGTCGTGTCTCTAAACATTGGAGCCTGCTTCTGGCGCGCGCCTCTGGACGACAGCAAGAGATGGCAGTGCGCGCGGCGATGGGAGCGAGCGGCGGCAGAATGA
- a CDS encoding ABC transporter permease — protein MRAAMGASGGRMIRQMLTESLLLAFIGGIAGLTTAAITLKVVLRFVPANLPRLGEVNIDWRVLGFALLISVATGLLFGLAPAIHSSKAGLASTMREGSRGSGYSAKAGRMRDALMVSQLAFAVVLMVGAGLLLETLRDLLRQNPGFNPSQVVTANIYLPNPNNPQLDSYHTFAQQIPFNRELLRRANAIPGVELAAITSNLPAADTINNDSAAYGATNHNSLAIEDRPTESSGDLSAEIIRISPDYFRVIQTPLVEGRFFTEADENGKLPVVIIDEATARRYWWPDHDPVGRRLRIRLRFGQNPVNPWSTVVGVVKDIKHDGLDVDGVPHLYVPLNQFVGRTLSLALRTSLPASKLEAQIRGAIQSLDPGLPVFNVTSMDEVLDASLASRRFSANLVAGFAGGALLLASIGIYGLLAYMVSQRSREIGIRMALGARRDDILRMYLRKGVALAGVGIVAGLVFSAATASMMASLLYGVRPHDPAVFLIVPLLLLAVAALASYLPARRATKVNPMIALREA, from the coding sequence GTGCGCGCGGCGATGGGAGCGAGCGGCGGCAGAATGATTCGGCAGATGCTCACCGAATCGCTGTTGCTGGCTTTCATCGGGGGAATCGCAGGGCTCACGACGGCGGCGATTACGCTGAAAGTCGTCTTGCGATTTGTGCCTGCGAATCTTCCGCGGCTGGGCGAAGTAAACATTGATTGGCGGGTGCTGGGATTTGCGTTACTGATTTCGGTCGCGACCGGGCTACTGTTTGGGCTGGCTCCCGCGATTCATTCCTCGAAGGCGGGACTTGCGAGCACGATGCGCGAGGGCTCGCGCGGCTCGGGCTACAGTGCGAAGGCCGGGCGCATGCGCGATGCGCTGATGGTGTCGCAGCTGGCTTTTGCGGTAGTGCTGATGGTCGGCGCAGGGCTCCTATTGGAAACGCTGCGCGATTTGTTGCGGCAGAATCCGGGCTTCAATCCATCGCAAGTGGTGACGGCGAATATCTATCTGCCGAACCCGAATAATCCGCAGCTCGATTCATATCACACCTTCGCGCAGCAGATTCCGTTTAATCGCGAACTGCTGCGGCGCGCGAACGCGATTCCCGGCGTGGAGTTGGCGGCGATTACGTCCAATTTGCCGGCCGCCGACACAATTAACAACGATTCGGCGGCCTACGGCGCCACGAATCACAATTCGCTGGCAATCGAAGACCGGCCCACGGAATCCTCGGGAGATTTGAGCGCCGAAATTATCCGCATCAGCCCGGATTATTTTCGGGTGATACAAACACCGCTGGTGGAAGGCCGCTTTTTCACCGAAGCCGACGAGAACGGCAAACTGCCCGTGGTAATCATCGATGAGGCGACGGCAAGGCGCTACTGGTGGCCGGATCATGATCCGGTGGGCCGGCGCCTGCGTATCCGGTTGCGTTTCGGGCAGAATCCTGTGAATCCGTGGAGCACCGTGGTGGGCGTGGTGAAAGATATCAAGCACGACGGGCTCGATGTCGATGGCGTGCCGCACCTCTATGTCCCGCTGAATCAATTCGTCGGGCGGACGTTGAGCTTGGCGCTGCGAACTTCGTTGCCGGCGAGCAAGCTGGAGGCGCAAATTCGCGGCGCGATTCAGAGCCTGGATCCGGGGCTGCCGGTGTTCAACGTCACCTCGATGGATGAGGTACTGGATGCATCGCTGGCATCGCGCAGGTTTTCGGCGAATTTGGTAGCGGGATTTGCGGGTGGGGCGCTCTTGCTGGCCTCGATCGGAATTTACGGTTTGCTGGCCTACATGGTCAGCCAAAGATCGCGCGAGATCGGTATCCGCATGGCCCTGGGTGCGCGGCGGGACGACATTCTGAGGATGTACTTGCGCAAGGGGGTCGCGCTTGCTGGCGTGGGCATCGTTGCCGGATTGGTCTTTTCTGCAGCCACTGCGTCCATGATGGCAAGTTTGCTCTATGGGGTGCGCCCCCATGATCCGGCTGTGTTTCTGATCGTGCCTCTGCTTTTGCTGGCAGTGGCCGCGCTGGCTAGCTATCTCCCAGCACGCCGCGCGACGAAAGTGAACCCAATGATTGCCTTGCGCGAGGCATGA
- a CDS encoding Rid family detoxifying hydrolase — MSKTAITSPELAPPVGPFSQAVKIDGFLFFSGQVAQDPATGKVVEGGIVPETERVFQNLSAVLKAASKSFDDVVRAGVFLTNMTDFAAMNGIYAKYFSQPFPARTTIAAAALPLGACVEIDLVVKA, encoded by the coding sequence ATGAGCAAGACCGCAATTACCTCGCCTGAACTCGCGCCGCCGGTCGGCCCATTTTCCCAGGCAGTCAAAATCGATGGTTTCCTCTTCTTCAGCGGACAGGTCGCCCAAGACCCGGCCACTGGCAAGGTGGTCGAGGGGGGCATTGTGCCCGAGACGGAGCGCGTCTTCCAAAACCTATCGGCGGTTCTGAAGGCGGCCAGCAAGAGTTTTGATGATGTCGTGCGCGCCGGTGTGTTTCTCACGAACATGACTGACTTCGCCGCGATGAATGGCATCTACGCAAAATATTTCAGTCAGCCCTTTCCCGCCCGCACGACGATCGCGGCTGCCGCGCTACCACTTGGGGCCTGCGTCGAGATCGATCTCGTTGTCAAGGCCTGA
- a CDS encoding LysR family transcriptional regulator, with translation MLDDLHALVEFAKAGSIAGAADRLFRTPSAITRQLQRLEAELGAELLDRSTKPPRLNSLGSRVLERARDMLQRTEALRSLASPDAEPHGLLRIGLAHALAEGTLIEPIRALTEKYSKVQLRLLSGLTGELFNRLLAGELDVAAVFLPEGKTAPPPLLTNIIARDHMEIVQGAAGNVGGDWESLGRAPWVLNPPGCLLRASLIDQMERAGVTPTIAAEIHHNVHLHLALIQSGYGVGLLPARFIARKEFIGTVEVLRPPSFELHLSVAIVRVGQLGALERAVELLELGIRHLFEAANTTKPVTRSRRGVPANRRKSQSRK, from the coding sequence GTGCTCGACGATTTACACGCGCTCGTAGAGTTTGCCAAGGCCGGGTCCATTGCCGGCGCAGCTGATCGTCTATTCCGGACACCATCGGCTATAACCCGGCAACTGCAAAGGCTGGAGGCTGAATTGGGTGCTGAGTTACTCGACCGCTCAACGAAGCCGCCGCGCCTGAACTCGCTGGGCTCCAGGGTGCTTGAGCGAGCGCGAGATATGTTGCAGCGGACGGAGGCGCTGAGATCTCTTGCGTCGCCCGACGCCGAACCTCACGGCCTCTTGCGCATCGGGCTCGCGCATGCCCTGGCCGAGGGGACGCTTATCGAACCTATTCGGGCGCTGACTGAAAAATACTCCAAGGTCCAACTGCGGCTGTTGAGCGGACTTACCGGTGAATTGTTCAACCGGCTGCTTGCCGGTGAACTCGACGTTGCTGCCGTGTTTTTGCCCGAAGGTAAAACCGCGCCTCCACCTCTTTTGACAAATATCATCGCTCGCGACCATATGGAGATCGTTCAAGGCGCCGCAGGCAACGTGGGCGGTGATTGGGAAAGTTTGGGCAGAGCACCTTGGGTGCTCAATCCGCCCGGGTGCTTGCTTCGGGCAAGCCTCATCGATCAGATGGAGCGTGCCGGCGTCACCCCCACGATTGCAGCCGAAATCCACCACAACGTACATTTGCATCTAGCACTCATTCAGTCAGGATATGGAGTCGGGCTGCTGCCGGCTCGCTTTATTGCCAGGAAAGAATTCATAGGCACAGTTGAAGTGTTGCGCCCCCCGTCATTTGAGTTGCACTTGTCCGTCGCAATAGTGCGGGTTGGACAACTCGGCGCTTTGGAGAGGGCTGTCGAACTGTTGGAACTCGGCATTCGGCATTTGTTTGAGGCAGCCAACACCACGAAGCCCGTAACGAGGAGCCGAAGGGGTGTGCCCGCGAATCGGCGGAAGTCGCAATCGCGCAAGTAG
- a CDS encoding thiol oxidoreductase: MVSAKGSCIAFVVIGLVASGISAAAQTQKPSRIGREVAIPRHLQDDEEFSLPLKDLLDYGKNLFMANWTDQEGAGRPRTKGNGTGLADPSQPLVGARAWNRISGPDANSCYGCHNMPYGIPGGGGDFTTGVFVLAQRFDFATLDRSDSLPAKGTVDEEGKPVTIQNIGNLRATTSMFGAGYLEMVARQMTAELQAIRDSLKLGETKPLIAKGVSFGELTRKKDGSWDTSKVEGLPRASIVAPTPVDRPNLILRPWHQASNVVSLREFSNTAFNQHHGMQSSERFGLDNDPDGDGFKNELTRADITAVTLFQATLAVPGRVIPNDPEIEQAVLNGEKVFDRVGCSSCHVPKLPLDHDGWVFTEPNPYNPPTNLRLGTIKNIKVDLNSHDLPLPRLAPDPVRPGVTWVPAFTDFKLHDISDPSEAGEPLDQNQTPWTKRFRQGNRRFLTKRLWGAANEPPFFHHGLFTTMRRAVLAHSGEALQSRRQFERLDAYDQDSLIEFLKSLQVLPPGTAYLVVDENFRPRQWPPPAPNSVNAATKSSR, translated from the coding sequence ATGGTATCGGCCAAGGGTTCCTGCATTGCATTCGTTGTGATTGGCTTGGTCGCATCAGGCATTTCTGCCGCTGCGCAGACGCAGAAGCCGTCACGCATCGGTCGCGAAGTCGCCATTCCCCGCCACTTGCAGGACGATGAAGAATTCTCGCTGCCGCTCAAGGACTTGCTTGATTACGGCAAAAACCTCTTCATGGCGAATTGGACTGACCAGGAGGGGGCTGGACGGCCGCGGACGAAAGGAAACGGGACCGGACTAGCGGACCCTTCTCAGCCGCTGGTTGGCGCACGCGCCTGGAACCGTATCTCCGGCCCTGACGCCAATTCCTGCTATGGCTGTCACAACATGCCGTACGGCATCCCGGGAGGAGGAGGCGACTTCACCACCGGCGTTTTCGTCCTGGCCCAGCGATTTGATTTCGCTACGCTTGACCGGTCAGACTCGCTTCCTGCCAAAGGGACCGTGGACGAGGAAGGAAAGCCCGTCACCATCCAGAATATCGGCAATCTGCGGGCCACCACTTCCATGTTCGGAGCAGGATATCTGGAAATGGTCGCCCGGCAAATGACTGCCGAACTGCAGGCCATTCGCGATTCTCTTAAGTTGGGTGAAACGAAACCATTGATCGCCAAAGGAGTGTCTTTTGGAGAGCTCACCCGAAAAAAAGATGGCTCATGGGACACGAGCAAGGTAGAAGGGCTTCCGCGGGCGAGCATCGTCGCTCCCACACCCGTGGACCGTCCCAATCTGATCCTGCGGCCATGGCACCAGGCGAGCAACGTCGTCTCATTGCGCGAATTCAGCAACACAGCATTCAACCAGCACCATGGAATGCAGTCGAGTGAACGCTTTGGATTAGACAACGACCCGGACGGGGATGGCTTTAAGAATGAGTTGACGCGCGCGGACATCACCGCCGTCACCCTATTTCAGGCCACCCTGGCGGTGCCCGGTCGCGTGATTCCCAATGATCCGGAAATTGAACAGGCGGTGCTGAATGGCGAGAAGGTCTTCGACCGCGTTGGCTGCTCCTCTTGCCACGTCCCAAAATTGCCGCTCGATCATGACGGCTGGGTATTTACTGAGCCGAATCCTTACAATCCCCCCACGAATCTCCGCCTGGGAACGATAAAAAATATCAAAGTTGACTTGAACAGCCATGACCTGCCATTGCCCCGTCTTGCGCCGGACCCGGTCCGGCCCGGTGTAACCTGGGTCCCGGCATTCACGGATTTCAAGCTGCACGATATTTCCGACCCGAGCGAGGCCGGCGAACCGCTCGACCAGAACCAGACGCCCTGGACCAAACGGTTTCGTCAGGGCAACCGGCGTTTCCTGACGAAGCGCTTGTGGGGCGCTGCCAACGAACCGCCGTTCTTCCATCATGGTTTATTTACTACAATGAGGCGCGCGGTCCTGGCCCATTCTGGCGAGGCGCTTCAGTCCCGGCGTCAATTCGAGCGCCTGGACGCATACGATCAGGACTCACTGATCGAGTTTCTCAAGTCTCTCCAGGTCCTTCCACCGGGAACGGCATATTTGGTGGTAGATGAGAATTTCCGGCCAAGACAGTGGCCGCCCCCGGCGCCAAACTCGGTGAACGCAGCGACCAAAAGCTCTCGTTAG
- a CDS encoding nuclear transport factor 2 family protein, translated as MNKKRMGTVFLALLMCGLVSQASAQDAEPKFNSNGDDLTKIRGVLEQFRQDIIRKDGYALTKLVLNPDVLFHHTNTQEEIDSARKYNAQFDGIGPSQLDGFAKLLATSKDKLEERFRNIEIRQDGPLGLVTFNYDFDINDKVHHSGLEVWQVCKIDGQWKILSVVWTIDSHS; from the coding sequence ATGAATAAAAAGAGAATGGGCACGGTATTTCTTGCACTCCTTATGTGTGGCTTGGTTTCTCAAGCGTCGGCGCAGGACGCGGAACCCAAATTCAACTCCAACGGCGATGACCTCACGAAGATTCGTGGCGTATTGGAGCAGTTCCGTCAGGATATTATTCGCAAGGACGGGTACGCCCTAACGAAGCTCGTGCTGAACCCTGATGTGCTCTTTCATCACACCAACACCCAGGAAGAGATTGATAGCGCCCGCAAATATAACGCCCAGTTCGATGGGATTGGACCGAGCCAGCTGGATGGATTTGCAAAACTCCTCGCTACGTCGAAGGACAAACTCGAAGAGAGATTTCGCAACATCGAGATTCGCCAGGACGGCCCTCTAGGGCTGGTGACATTTAATTACGATTTTGACATCAACGACAAGGTTCACCATTCAGGCCTCGAAGTCTGGCAAGTGTGCAAAATTGATGGGCAGTGGAAGATCTTGTCCGTTGTCTGGACTATTGATAGTCACAGCTGA
- a CDS encoding beta-propeller fold lactonase family protein — MAQRILSKSMNAAVVVLGFLLAAMGVANAQLNENCTVSILNRTAQAQADGSWTISNIPAGFGLVRARATCVQNGITQFGQSDLFQIAANQINGFNANIRLGNTTPIPVALTVQAPTTTLSQAGATEQLTTTATYADTTVKDVTAAAAGTQYTVSNPAIATVSAGGLVTAVSSGTVVIQAVNEGRQGITTIRVLVAGASHGGIPDDWAIAHGLDPNDPAMPFEDPDHDGLTNLQEFQNGTDPHNPDTDGDGLTDGQEVLIYHTSPLLLSTDGTGIPDGIEVQTGTLGGSLTAKLAAALKTLEVKPSTFVLTVNTIQGQASQQLSVLGHLIDGKTTLDLTSTAEGTNYSSSDLTVCNFGLPDGNIFAGSNGSCIITVSNNGFSAQATAVVRTFAPTALAFISIPGFANGVDVNGNFAFVAAGASGLQVVNVSDRSHPVIAGSLALAGNANDVKLSSNLAYVAAGSAGVHIIDVSNPLAPVRLGTLSTGANALDIVVRGTKAYVANGSNLLIADVTNPASPTRISTLPLTGTIQGLDVDTQRNLAVVAAGTSGIYTVDMSNPAAPVLLGRTSTGDARDVALQGNFAFVADFLNSTTSVDITSPATPIVLSHILDPNLGGFLQDIVLSGNFALAADVKFVNGIPITDISDPHNLTARAILNFPQRDDNGMGIAADGNFVYLVTEHNNLGKFGSVGDSRLYIGQYLAQVDNKGIAPTAAITSPAAGSTVIQGATLPITVSATDDVAVAAVNFLVNGQVVFTATSSPYQFNFTVPLNVTSLTLSATAVDLGGNIGTAPNVLVNVIPDPGTTVIGRVLDKNQNPVAGATVTTVGGKSSTTGVDGRFSISGVPTVQGSISVRAVGTVNGTSRSGNSASVSPVAGGTTDVGNITLGGGFIVVANTNSNTATVIDPSSAPPTVVATLPTGGSFPIGASETPDGTTALVSNFSSGSVTIIDLTKTPPVVRGNPISIGTLTESTAITSDSRFAITADGSGSATNVSVIDIASGAILSTVSIPATAVAITPDNRTVILGDDTNNRFSILALSTQGILTDTGVRVQNTQGNGQRTLAIAPNGHFALDTNLSGSMTILKIDPVTGVTIRGSVPLCCSPSGVTFAPDGSKAYVSMTNSTVAVLNIDTADNVTDSGIRISIPGGTPETFYGTPGIAVSADGTRLYVSNPFSNTITLVDTATNAIVGTVPVGSGPAGIGVPR; from the coding sequence ATGGCACAACGCATCTTGTCCAAATCGATGAACGCCGCTGTCGTGGTCCTGGGTTTCCTGCTGGCAGCCATGGGCGTCGCAAACGCTCAACTGAACGAGAACTGTACGGTCAGCATTCTGAACCGCACTGCCCAGGCGCAGGCGGATGGCAGTTGGACCATTAGCAATATTCCCGCAGGATTCGGGCTGGTGCGGGCCAGAGCCACGTGTGTGCAGAATGGAATAACCCAGTTCGGCCAGTCGGACCTGTTTCAGATCGCGGCGAACCAGATCAACGGTTTCAACGCCAATATCAGGCTTGGAAATACAACTCCTATTCCGGTCGCTCTTACCGTGCAGGCCCCAACCACCACCCTGAGCCAGGCCGGCGCTACGGAACAGCTCACCACCACCGCAACATACGCCGATACAACCGTAAAGGATGTCACTGCCGCCGCAGCCGGCACGCAATATACGGTGAGCAATCCTGCCATTGCTACCGTCAGCGCCGGTGGCCTGGTCACCGCGGTCAGCAGTGGGACCGTAGTCATCCAGGCGGTCAACGAAGGACGGCAAGGCATTACCACGATCCGGGTGCTTGTTGCCGGGGCCTCTCATGGAGGCATTCCCGACGACTGGGCGATTGCGCACGGACTCGACCCGAATGATCCCGCGATGCCCTTTGAGGACCCGGACCACGACGGGCTGACGAACCTGCAGGAGTTTCAGAACGGCACCGATCCGCACAATCCTGATACCGACGGCGATGGCCTTACCGACGGCCAGGAAGTGCTGATCTATCACACCAGCCCGTTGCTGCTCTCTACGGACGGTACCGGCATCCCGGATGGAATCGAGGTCCAGACAGGAACCCTTGGAGGTTCGCTCACCGCCAAACTGGCCGCCGCGCTGAAGACGCTGGAAGTGAAACCCAGCACCTTCGTGCTCACTGTCAACACAATTCAGGGTCAGGCGTCCCAGCAACTGAGCGTTTTGGGTCATCTCATCGATGGCAAGACCACTCTCGACCTTACCTCCACGGCAGAAGGTACGAACTATTCTTCGAGTGATCTCACGGTCTGCAACTTTGGCTTGCCTGATGGCAACATTTTCGCGGGCTCTAACGGTTCCTGCATCATCACCGTCAGCAACAACGGCTTCAGCGCGCAGGCCACTGCAGTGGTGCGGACTTTTGCGCCCACGGCGCTGGCATTCATCAGTATTCCGGGCTTCGCCAATGGTGTGGACGTGAACGGCAACTTCGCCTTTGTGGCTGCCGGCGCTTCCGGCCTGCAAGTGGTGAATGTGAGCGATCGCAGCCATCCCGTAATCGCCGGTTCGCTGGCGCTGGCGGGCAATGCCAATGACGTCAAGCTGTCGAGCAATCTCGCCTACGTTGCCGCGGGCAGCGCGGGCGTACATATCATCGACGTTAGCAATCCGCTCGCCCCCGTCAGGTTGGGAACGCTGAGCACCGGTGCAAACGCTCTGGATATTGTGGTTCGTGGCACCAAGGCTTACGTGGCCAACGGATCAAATCTGTTGATCGCCGACGTGACGAACCCGGCCTCACCGACCCGCATATCCACCCTGCCACTGACCGGGACCATTCAGGGGCTGGACGTAGACACGCAACGCAATCTGGCGGTGGTCGCCGCCGGGACGAGTGGCATCTATACCGTCGACATGTCGAACCCTGCCGCGCCCGTTCTTCTCGGCAGGACATCTACCGGCGATGCGCGGGATGTGGCTCTCCAGGGCAACTTCGCCTTTGTTGCGGACTTCCTGAACAGCACCACGTCGGTCGATATCACGTCGCCAGCAACGCCGATTGTCCTGTCGCACATTCTCGACCCGAACCTCGGCGGATTCCTGCAGGACATCGTCCTTTCCGGCAACTTCGCTCTGGCAGCGGACGTGAAGTTCGTGAACGGCATTCCGATCACCGACATATCGGATCCGCATAACCTTACCGCGCGCGCCATCCTTAATTTCCCGCAGCGTGATGACAACGGCATGGGAATTGCCGCCGATGGCAACTTCGTGTATCTGGTCACCGAGCACAACAATCTCGGCAAGTTCGGGTCGGTGGGTGACAGCCGGCTCTACATCGGACAGTATCTGGCCCAGGTGGACAACAAAGGCATTGCTCCCACGGCGGCCATCACCTCTCCGGCTGCGGGCAGCACTGTCATTCAAGGGGCCACGCTGCCGATTACGGTCAGCGCCACAGACGATGTGGCAGTCGCGGCCGTCAACTTCCTGGTGAACGGCCAGGTGGTATTCACGGCAACCTCATCGCCTTACCAGTTCAACTTTACGGTGCCTCTCAACGTGACATCTCTCACGCTTAGCGCCACCGCAGTTGATTTGGGCGGGAACATAGGCACGGCGCCAAACGTCTTGGTCAACGTGATACCTGATCCGGGGACCACGGTCATCGGTCGTGTCCTGGACAAGAACCAAAACCCGGTCGCCGGAGCCACGGTCACAACGGTCGGTGGAAAGTCATCAACCACCGGCGTGGATGGAAGGTTCTCCATCAGCGGAGTTCCGACCGTGCAAGGCAGCATCTCAGTGAGAGCTGTTGGAACAGTGAACGGGACATCCAGAAGCGGCAACTCTGCCAGCGTGTCGCCGGTTGCGGGCGGAACCACGGACGTTGGCAACATTACCCTGGGTGGAGGCTTTATCGTCGTTGCCAATACCAACTCCAATACGGCGACGGTCATCGATCCTTCTTCAGCCCCGCCGACAGTCGTGGCAACGTTACCGACCGGTGGCAGTTTCCCAATCGGCGCTTCTGAAACCCCTGATGGAACGACCGCGCTGGTCTCGAATTTCAGCTCGGGATCTGTGACCATCATTGATCTCACCAAAACGCCGCCGGTAGTCAGGGGAAATCCCATTTCCATTGGAACGCTAACGGAAAGCACGGCTATCACCAGTGACAGCCGGTTCGCCATCACGGCGGATGGAAGCGGCTCCGCAACGAATGTTTCTGTCATTGACATCGCCAGCGGCGCCATCCTCAGCACGGTGAGCATACCGGCGACCGCCGTGGCTATTACGCCGGACAACCGGACCGTAATCCTTGGCGATGACACCAACAACCGGTTCTCGATTCTGGCGCTCTCGACGCAGGGAATTTTGACGGATACAGGAGTTCGCGTGCAGAATACGCAGGGCAACGGGCAGCGCACCCTTGCCATAGCTCCGAATGGTCATTTCGCCCTGGACACCAATCTGTCCGGTTCCATGACGATCCTCAAGATCGATCCAGTGACCGGAGTTACCATAAGGGGATCGGTTCCCCTCTGTTGCAGTCCCAGCGGCGTTACGTTCGCGCCGGACGGAAGTAAGGCCTACGTGTCCATGACCAACTCAACCGTGGCAGTGCTCAACATAGATACTGCCGATAACGTTACTGATTCGGGAATACGGATTTCCATTCCCGGTGGCACGCCGGAGACTTTTTACGGAACCCCAGGCATTGCGGTCTCGGCTGATGGCACGCGCCTATACGTCTCCAATCCGTTTTCCAATACCATCACCCTTGTCGATACAGCAACCAACGCGATTGTGGGGACCGTTCCCGTAGGTAGCGGACCCGCCGGAATTGGGGTTCCAAGATGA